The sequence below is a genomic window from Thioclava nitratireducens.
AAACTTTGCCCGCGGAGACCGAGGAGACGGCGCGGTCCGCGCACGCGCCTCCTGCAGAAGCCGGAACTCAGGCGCCATCTCAATCCGCAGAGTCGTTTTTTCAGGGGCGGAGTAACACCGCAGCGAAACCGAACGGGGAAGCGATCCGGGCTGTAATCCGCCATGGGCCAGAGGCAGCGCCGGCGCAAGCATCCCCGAACAGAGGCGACCACGAAGCCGCGACGCCGGTTTTCACGTCAAAACCGGCCACAAGCACCGAGGCAGCCGACGCTATCCCTCCAAGCGCGGGAGCTGCGGGGATCGCAGTGCGGCGGAGCGCATCCTTGGAAACGGTCGAAACGGTCGCTGTGTCCGCAAAAGTAGTGCAGAGCGGGAAAGCATCAGACCCTCACTACGCTTTGGCGGCCAAAGCTCCGCCAGTCGACGCAGAAATTGCGCGGGCCTCTACCCGCTGGCAGCCGCCGCCACAACCACAGTTCAACACAGCGCGCCTTTTCAGCACACCAAGCGATACGTCCAAGAATGACAAAGCCGAGGCGCGCGAACCTTCGGTCCGGGTGGATCGTGATATTCTACCCATAGACGTTGCGGCCCATGCCCCGACTGCTCGCATGAGCCATGCTCAGGCTATCTATCTGGGGACAGCTGCGCTTCGGGCGGCGCAGGGGGACACGGAGAGGTCCCAGTTGCCCAGAGCGCGGTTCAGTACGGCTGAGACGCCCGAAACCTCAGCCGCGCACAGCGCACCACTGGCTGCGGGGACAGGCGGGGCGGCGCCGACAAGTTCAGCGCCGCAGCCCGCCCCGGCTTCTATCGCGCAGTCAATAGCGCATCAAATTGGTATTTCACTGCAGTGGATGCCCGATCGGCCAGTGGAAATTGCGCTTTCGCCGAAAGAATTGGGCCACGTGCGCATGATCCTCCATGCAAGCCAGCATGGCATGACGGTCGCGATACAGGCCGATCGCGCCGAAACACTCGACCTCATGCGCCGCCATATCGATACTTTCGCGCGCGAAATACGCGACTTGGGTTACGGCACGCTCGATTTTCAGTTCAGCCAGCGCGAGGAGCGCCCCCAGCGGCGGCCCGATATATTCGACAGGTCAGGTACTGGCCCGGGCGTCGCCCACATTGAGACGCCGATTGACCCCAATCCGCGCCCCGCCACCCGCCTAGCCCCACACAAAGGCGGGCTCGACCTGCGCATGTAGGAGATCATCATGACCACCACCACTTCCCCCGTAACCCCGACGAACCCCAACGTCGCCGCCACGGCCGCAGCGAACAGTGGCGATGCAAAAGCCCCCTCGGCGCTCAGTTCGGATTTCGAAACCTTCCTGACGATGCTCACCGCCCAGATGAAAAATCAGGATCCGCTCAATCCGATCGAAAGCGCCGATTTCGCGGTGCAACTCGCGACATTCTCCAGCGTCGAGCAACAGGTAAAGACCAACGATCTGCTGATCGCTCTGTCAGGCCAGATTGGACTTG
It includes:
- a CDS encoding flagellar hook-length control protein FliK, with protein sequence MEIALSPKELGHVRMILHASQHGMTVAIQADRAETLDLMRRHIDTFAREIRDLGYGTLDFQFSQREERPQRRPDIFDRSGTGPGVAHIETPIDPNPRPATRLAPHKGGLDLRM